In the genome of Natronomonas salina, the window CGAGTTCGCTGTCGAGGCCGCCGATGTCCTCGTAGGTGACCGAGGGCGTGCCGGCCTCGCCGGGGTGGCTACCGCCGCCGCCCTCGCCGGCGATCTGTTCGGCGGGCTTCTCGCTGACCTGGATCTCGGTGGAGTCCGTGACGACGACCGTCCCGCTGGGGTCGGTGTCGGCGATCTTCAGCGGGATGCGCTGGCCGCTGCGCGAGGAGAGCGGCCCCAACCCCAGTGAGAAGGGGACGTTCTGGCCCTTCGTGACGGCCTGCCCGCTGAGCTTGTCGCGGATGTGCGGGCCGATGTTCCCCCGGATGCGGAGGTTCTGCGGGAGCGCCACCGTGACCTGCTTGGCCGGGTTGACGTCGGCGGGTTCGACCTCGACACTGTCGTCGATGCCGACGTCGGCCTCCTGCCGGAGCCGACCGTCGATGCGGATGACGCCCTGGCCCTCGTCCTCCGGATAGCCGGGCCACACGCGGGCGACCGCGCGGGAGTCGCCGCTGTCGATGACGATGTAGTCGCCGTTCTCGAGGTCGAGTTCGTCCATAGCCGACCGGTCTATGGCCGCCAGCCCCCGACCCGCGTCCTTCTGCTTGAGAGGTTTGACCGTCAGCTTCATCTTATCGCTCCACCTCGACAGTGACGATTCCGTTGTTCATAATACCACGGGACGCCGTGGCAGGGACGTCGAACTCGTACTGCTCGTCGCCGACGACGACGATGGCGGTGCCGTCGACGAGGTCGACGGTGCCCTCGGCGTGGCCGAAGTCCGCGACGAAGAGCGCCTCGTCGTCGTACTCGTAGCGGCGCACCAGGGCGTCCGAGTCGCCTCGAACCGACTGCGTGTATTCTGTCATGCTAACTCTGAGTTAGTTCTCTTAGTATATATACTTTGCTACGGTAATCGCCGTACGGTATAGTATCAGTGGAGAGTAGTAGAATTGCGGTTCACACCGACCGCCGCCTGCCGACGAACCGGAGGGACCCGATCAGGCCAGGTCGGCGAGTCGCTGGATTCGCTTCTCCATCGGCGGGTGGGTGGCGAAAATGGCCGAGAGCAGGCCCCGTTTGCCACCGAAGATGCACATGGCGGCGGTCGACCCTTCGACGTCGGCGGCCTCCCGGTGAGAGCCGACCTCGGCGATGAGCGAGAGCGCGCTCGCCAGCGCCTCCGGGTCCCCGGTGTACTCGGCGGCGTCCTCGTCGGCGACGTACTCGCGGTACCGGGAGATGGCCAGGACGAACACCATCACGAGCATCTGGGTGACGATGCTGGCGAGGTAGGCGACGACGAACCCGACCAGCGGGATGTCGTCGGTCACCAGCCGGACGACGAAGAAGACGGTCAGCGCGACGATGGAGGCCACCGACTGCCCGAGCAGCATGAGCACGACGTCGCGGTTCTTCACGTGGGCGAGCTCGTGGGCCAGGACGCCCTCCAGTTCGTCCATCGACATGTGCCCTTCGTCGACCATCGCGAGCATCGTCTCCGAGAGGACGACCGTGCCCGCGCCGCGCCGCCCGATCGCGAAGGCGTTCGGCACGCCCATGCGGCCGACCTTCAGCGCCGGCTTCTCGATCCCCATCGCCGCCGAGAGCTCCTCGACGCGCTCGTGGATCTCGGGGCGCTCCTCCCTCGAGAGGGACTCCGCCCCGACGCTCCGGAGGGCCAGCTTCTTCCCGACGACGTACTGCACGCCGACGAACAGCACGCTCCCGGCCACCACGACCGGGATACCGACCAGCGGCGCGAACAGCGAGGCCACGAGGGCGTAGAATCCGAACAGGATCCCCATCGCCACCACCATCCGCACTTTGAGACCAGTATGTCTCATGACCGCGGGTTCCAGAGGCTGTACAAAAATCTTTAGGAGGATTTCGGGCGGAAAAACGTCCTCCGGTCCGTCTTCTGGCGATACGAGTCCGGACGGAGGACTGGGAATCGCCTCCCCTCGGTCGTCGCGTTTATCGCCCGAACGTTCCAGGAGTGGGTATGGAGACGGTCACGCACTACGGGCGGACGACGGCGTACCGGGCGACCGACTTCGGCGACGGGCCGACGGTCTGCTACGTCCACGGCGCCGGCGGCAGCCACGACGTCTGGGTCGAACAGTACGGCGACCGCGAGGGGCCGCCGGCGGTCGCCCTCGACCTCTCGGGGCACGGCGACAGCGACGACGTGGACGCCGAAGCGGGTGCAGCGACTCTGGACGCCTACGCGGACGACGTCGTCGCGGTCTGCGAGGCGACGGGCGCGTCGGTCCTCTGCGGCAACTCGATGGGCGGGGCCGTCTCGCTGTGGGTCGCCCTCGAGCGGGACCTCGACGTCGAGGCGCTGGTCCTCGCCGACACCGGCGCGAAGCTCGGCGTCGAGGACGGGTTCCTCGAGTCGCTCGACCGGAACTTCGAGAGCGCCGTCGCGTCGCTGCAGGTCCCCGACACGCTGTTCCACGAGCCCGACGACGACCTCGTCGAGGTGTCGAAGCGGGGGCTCCTGGAGACCGGCCGCTCCGTCACGCTGCGGGACTTCCGGACCTGCAACGCCTTCGACGTCCGCGAGCGACTCGGCGAGATCGACGCGCCTGCGCTGGCGCTCTGCGGCGAGCACGACCCGATGACGCCGCCGAGGTTCCACGAGTACCTGGCGGCGGAACTCCCGGACTGCGAGTACGTGGAGATCGACGACGCCGCGCACATGCCGATGCTGGAGCGACCCGACGTCTTCAACGACGCCGTCCGGTCGTTCCTACTCTAGCCGCTCGGCCGCGTCCTTCTCGACGAGCACGTCGGCGTTCGGCTCCGGCAGCGTGACGACGTCCTCCGGCCCGAGGTCGTAGTCGCGGTCGTCGGCGCCCACGACCTCTCCCACGTCGGCGGTGATGCGTACCGTGGTCCGCGGGATGCCCGGGATATCCCGGTCGCTGGAGGTCGAGTCCCGCTGCCGGCCAGCGTCCGACTCCGTCGAACCAGTCGACTTCGACGGGTCGGTTCCATGGGACGGGCCATTGGACTCCGGCGACGTGGGCCCCGGGTCGTTTCTCTCCGGCGCATCGTCGTTCGACACTGTTCCGCCCGGCGGCCCCGCCTCCGGGGGCACCTCGGTCGTCGACCCTCCCTCGTCCGCGGCCAGCGGGTCGTCGCTCGGAACGTCCGGCGCCGAATCGGTGGGCGCTGCGGGGTCGTCGTCGGACGCCGAGTCCTCGTCGGGACCGCTACCCATCAGGTCGGCCGCGCTGACCCCGTCGGCGTCGTCGGCCGAAGCTGGGTCCGTTCCGGGGTCGGTCGTCTCGTCGGCGGGTGGGGCCTGCTCCGATGCCGGGGACGAAGCGGTATCGCCTGGGGTGTCCATCCCGGTGTCTACGGAGCCGGAGAGGTCCGGGGTCTCGCCGTCGAGCACCGAGAGGACGGTGTCGCGGTTCCGCTCGATGCGGGCGACGAGGTCCTCGAAGAGTGTCTCCTCCTCCTCGGTCAGGCCGTCGTCGTCGACTGGCATGCCCGCGGCGGCGATGGAGGCCTTCTTGACGACCTTGCCGACCCGCCGCTCGTAGATCGCCTCGACGGTCTTCTCGGCCGTCTCGATGTCGTCGCTGAGCTGTCGGACCTCGGAGGAGGAGAAGGGGTCGTCGGCCCGCTCGACGAGCGCGTCGCGCTCCTCGGAGAGCGACTGGATGTACTCGCCGACCTCCCGGTAGAACGACGAACGCAGGTGCTGCAGGTCGCTCGACTGCCGTTCCCGCGCCTGCACGGATTGTAGTTCGTCGAGGTTCATTCTCCTGCCTTGGTCGCGTGCCCGCGGGCCATCGCGAAGACGCCCGCGTACTCTGGTACGGACTCGACTCCCTCCGTCAGCCTAAAGCTTTCCCCCCCGAGTTCGACGGTCGTCTCCTCGCGAACGTAGACCGCGATGTCGTTGTTCCGGAACGTCTCCGGGACGGCGTCGACGAGGGGGTCGAAGTCGTCGACTGCGGCCCGGTCGATGTGCTGGACCGCCAGGCCGGTGCCGCCGTGGAGGCTCCCCGGCAGCCGGATGAGGCGGTTGATGTCGGTCGTCACCGGCTCGTCGATGGGGGCCGTCTCGTCGTCGAGGACCTCCGCGAAGAGGTGCCGGGCGATGCTGTACACCGCGGGGTGGACGTCGACGTTCCCGCGGTCCAGTTCCCGGCGGTTGTTCCGGGCGGCGTTCAGCGCCGCCGTCGCCTTCCCCTCGCCGATGCCGTCGAACTCCCGGAGCCGCTCTACCGCCTCCGACTCGTCGACGGCGAGCAGTTCCTCGACGAAGGCATCCAGGCGCTCGCGGGTCCGCCCCGCCCAGCCGCCGTCCGGCAGCGTCCGCTTCTGCGCCGGCGAGGAGCGGCCCGCGCTGCCCGCCACCGCCTCGGTGGCGACGATGTCCTCGAACTCGAGGTCCTGTCCGAGGAGGTAGTCGACGATCTCGCGGCGGGCCGTCCGGCTCAACCCCTGGACGCCCGGGTCGCGGACGTGGACGTGGTACCCCCGGCCGCCCGAGAAGACCACGGTCATGTCGTCGAAGTCGAAGTCCGACTCCAGGAGGTCGAGCAGGCGCAACAGCGCGCCCTTGCACTCCCGGAGCATCTCGGCGTAGCTGTCCGCCTCGGGGTCGACGCCCGGCAGGTGGTCGGCGTCGAGGTCGAAGACCAGGTCGGAGCCGCGCCACCCCTTCTGACCCATGGTCCCGGCGCCGGGGTCGTCGTACCGACCCGCCGAGAAGTAGACGTGGCGCGGACGTTCGCCGGCCAGGAAGTCGCCGAGGTCGCCGCCGCCGACGAGGTCCAGGTACGAGTGGTGTCTGACCATCGTCGTCCCCCCGGAACTCCAGGTGATGTACCCCCACTCCCGTTCGTTGGCCGCGGGCGGCGGCGACGGCGCCGTCCGGCGGTAGTGGTCGCCGAACCGCCCCTTCAGGTACTCGCGCGTGCGGCCGTCCATGCCACCGGCTTCGCCCCAGGCGTGAAAAAACGTTGCCTAGTTCCCCGGCATGAACTTCGAGAGCCTCGAGGCGAGGCCGCCGTCGCCGAGCCGGAGGTAGTAGGCGTCGCCGTTGTCCTCGTAGTAGTTGTCGACGCGGCGCTCGACCTCGAAGCCGAGGTGCTCGTAGAAGGACAGCGCGTCGTCGTTCGTCGCCCGCGCGTGGCAGGTCACCGAGCTGTGGTCGTCGGCGACCATGGCCACGAGGCGCTTGCCGAGGCCCTCGCCGCGGTAGTCGGGGGCGACGGCGAGAAAGAGGATGTAGCCGTCCCGCCTCGTGGCGGCGAACCCGACGAGCGACTCCTCGTCGAACCCCGGCTCGAAGAGGGCGTAGACCCGCGACCGGCGGTAGGCGTCCGTGAAGAAGCCCCGGCGCTGCTTGAGCACACCCTCCGAGCGGCGGATCTGCTCCTTCAGTTCCCAGGCCTGCCCGACGAACTCGTCGTCGCCGGTCCCTATCTCCCGGGAGTCGATAGTGACACTCACTGCCGCGGACTAGGACTGCGTCGAATATAACTCCACCGCCCAGCGTCCGCGACGACCGCCTCACCCCGCAAGGCTTTCGGCCCGTCGGCGAGTGCGTTCGTCCGATGCCGTCTGCCCCGGCCGACCTGGAGGCCGCCGAGGAACTCGTCGCCGACCGGCCGGACCCCAAGGAGGTGGTCTGGCGCTCGCTCGTCAAGGGCGTCGCCATCCTCCTCCCGCTGGTGGTCACCCTGTTCGTCGTCTCCTTCGTCCTGGGGTTCGTCTTCGAACAGCTCGCGCCCCTCGTCGGCGCCGTCGTCGGCACGGGCGTCACGGACAGCGAGGCGCTCGTGACCGCCATCACCCTCGCGCTCTTCCTGGGCATCGTCCTCGCCATCGGCTTCGCCGCGGAGTTCACGCCCGGCGACCACCACCTCAACGACCAGTTCGACGAGTTCATGGCCTCCATCCCGGGGATCGGCTCGGTGTACACGAGCTTCAACGAGATGACGGAGCTGCTGCTGGACTCCGACACCGACAGCTTCCAGGACGTGAAGCTGGTCGAGTACCCGGGCGAGGACTCCTACGTCGTCGCCTTCAAGACCGCGGAGACGCCCGAGGTCATCGCCCGCGACACCGGGAACGACGACATGATCACCCTCTTCATGCCGATGGCGCCGAACCCGGTCATGGGCGGGTTCGTCATCCACGTCTCCCGCGAGCGGGTCGTCGACGTCGACCTCACCGTCGAGGAGGGGATCCGCTCGATCGTCACCAGCGGCGTCGCCATCGGCCACGACGAGGAGACGATGACCGACGTCAGCGAGGACCGACTGCGGAACCTCGGCAACCTCGACGACCACGCCACGGTCGCCCGCGTCGACGGGACGCCCGCCCCGAACCCGGGCGCGGAGCCGACCGACGAGCGGGAGGCGGACGCGGAGACGGAGTCGGAATCGGGTACCGCACCAGACGACGGACGCGACGGCGGGCGACGATGAGCTTCGTCCTCCGGGAGCACACCGCCGACGTCGCCGTCGAGGCGACCGCCGACACCCTCGCGGAGACGTTCGCGGCCGTCGCCGAGGGGCTCACGGCCGCCCACTGCGAGGCCGTCCCGCCGGACGTCGGCGAGCGGTTCGAACTGACCGTCACCGCCGAGTCCCGGGAGGCGCTGCTGTTCGACTACCTCGACGAACTGGTCTACGAGCGCGACGTCCGGAGCGTCCTGCCGGCCGACCACGAGGTGGTGATCCGCGGCGACGGAGACGGGGGGACCGTCGAGGCCACGGCTCGGGGCGTCCCGTTCGAGGCCGTCGACGCCCGCGAGATAAAGGCCGTCACGTACTCCGAGATGGAACTGGTCGAGACACGGTCCGGCTGGCGCGCGTACGTCGTCTTCGACGTCTAGTAGACGTCGTCGACCTCGTCCTCGTGGTGGCTGTGCTCGTCGGCGGGGAACTCGCCGCTCTCGACGGCCTCGGCGTAGTCGCCGATGGCCTCGCGCATCTCGCCGCGGACGTCCCCGAACTTCTGCGAGAACGGCGCGGTCCGCTCGGAGAGGCCGATCACCTCGTCGACGACGAGCACCTGGCCGTCGCAGTCCGGGCCGGCGCCGATGCCGATCGTCGGGATATCGAGGGCCTCGGTGACGGACGCGGCGAGGTTGGCCGGCACGTGCTCGAGGACGAGCGAGAAGGCGCCGGCGGCCTCGTGTTCGCGCGCGAGGTCGAGGATGCGCCGTGCGGACTCCTCGTCGGTCCCCTGCCGGAACAGCCCCGTCTCGTTCTCGCGCTGGGGCGTGAGCCCGAGGTGGGCCTGCACCGGGACGCCCAGCCGCGTCAGCCGCCGGGTCAGTTCGACGGTGTGCGGTCCGGACTCCAGTTTGATGGCGTCGGCGTCGGCCTCCTTGAGCATCCGCCCGCAGTTCTCGACGGCCTCGTCCTCGTCGGCGCCGTAGGAGAGGAACGGCATGTCCGCGACGACGAGGGCGTCGTCGGTCGCCCGGGCGACCGCCGCTGTGAGGCTGGCCATCTCGTCGACGGTGACCGGCAGCGTCGAGTCGTAGCCCAGGCGGGTGTTGCCGACGGAGTCGCCGACGAGCACGGCGTCGACGCCCGCCTCGTCGACGAGTTCTGCGGTGGGCGCGTCGTACGCCGTCAGCATCGTGATCGGCTCCTCGCCGGCCTTCTCGCGGATGTCCTTCGCGCGCATGCCACCGAGTGGGTACCGGTCCGGGTTAAACGCTACCACTCCCTGCGCGGGAAACCGTAACCGCTTACAGGCCGACGCACCCACTCCGAGCAATGCCGAAACGCGTCGGGACGACGGACCCCGAGGGCGTCGACTACGGCTGGGTCATGCAGACGACGTTCGTCCTCACCATCGTCGTCGGCGCGCCCGCGGTCGCCCTGCTCTCCCTGCTCGTCGAGCTGGGGTCGTGGTCGGCGCGGGCGAACTTCGCGATCAGGGTCGGCGCTGTCGTCTGGCTCTGCATCGGCATCCCCGTCTACGCGTACGCGCGGAGCCACTCGGAGACGTCGACGTAGCCGGTGCCGGCCCGCTCTGCGGTCACGCGGTCGCGGTCGGAATCCCCGACGAACAGCGTCTCCGCCGGGTCGCCCTCCAGGCGCCGGACCGTCTCGAGCAGCGGCTGGGGGTCGGGTTTCTCCGTCGCGACGGTGTCCCGGCCGACGACGGCGTCGATGCCCCCGATGTCGTGGACGTCGAGGGCGATGCGGCAGGCGTCCTCGCAGTTCAGCGAACAGACGCCCGTCGAGCGGTCGGGGACGGTGTCGGCGGCGGGCAACCGCTCCGAGTCCCGGGCGCCGGCGCGCTCGAACTCCGAGATGACGCGCTCGACCGGCTCGCGGAACCCCGCTTCGTCGGCGGTCCGCAGCATCCCCCAGAGGTCCTCCGGGGGCGCGACGCCGCGCTCGCGGAGCGTCTCGGCGACGTCCCTCGCGACGGCGTCCCAGTCGACGACGAGCCTGACGAGCGTGCCGTCGAGGTCGAAGACGAGGGTCTCGTGGTCGCCGGTCATCGCTCCAGGACGTCCTCCACGGCGTCGACGAGGTCCGTCACGGGCGCGCCGGGGGCGACCGACAGGAACACGCCCTGCTTCTCGGCGACGATCCGGACCGCGACGAAGGCGTCCATGTAGGTGACGAACGCACGGATGCTGCCCGGCTCGCGGAACAGCTCCCGGAACAGCTCCATCTCGGTGAAGTCGAGGTGGACGTAGGAGTGTATCTGGCCGAAGTGTTCCTCGCGAGCCGCTTCGTCGTCGTAGGTCGCCTGGATGCGGTCGTCGACGTACACCGTCTCGAAGTCGGTGTCGTCGTAGACGACGCAGGAGAACACCGACCGCTCGCCCGCGGCTCCCTGGGCCGCCTCGAGGACCGCCTCCGCGTCGAAGTCGACGACGTCTCCTTCCCCGTCGGACATACCCCGAACGTCCGGTCGGCGGTAGCTTAAGACTGTGGGCGGTTCAGTCCAGCAACTCGCGGGCGACGACCTTCTTCTGGATCTGGGTCGTCCCCTCGTAGATGGTCGTGATCTTCGCGTCGCGGTAGAGCCGCTCGACGGGGAAGTCGGTGGTGTAGCCGTAGCCGCCGTGGATCTGGACGGCCTCGTTGGTGACGTCCATCGCCGCCTCGCTGGCGAAGTACTTCGCGGTGCTGGCGGCCAGCGCCGGCGGCCGGCCGTCGTCCAGCTGGCGGGCCGCGTCGTAGGTCAACAGCCGACCGGCCTGCGTCCGGGCGTGCATCTCCGCGAGCTTGTGCCGGACGCTCTGGATGTCGGCGATGGGGCCGTCGAACTGCTCGCGCTCCTGGGCGTACTCGAGGGCGAGGTCGAGTGCCGACTGGGCCAGCCCGACGGCTTGGGCGGCGATAGCGACCCGGCCGCCGGTGAGGATCGAGAACGCGGCGGCGAGGCCCTCGCCGACCGGCGTCAGGCGGTTCTCCTCGGGGATGCGGACGTCGTCGAAGGTCAGCGTCGTCGTGTCGCTGGCGCGGAGGCCCAGCTTCTCCTCCTTCTTGCCGACCTCGAGGCCGTCGACGTCCTTCGGGACGACGAACTGCGTGACGGTGCCGGGGGCGTCGGCGTCGGTCTTCGCGAAGAGGACGACGACGCCCGAGCGCTCGCCGTTCGTGATCCACTGCTTCGTCCCGTCGATGACGTACTCGTCGCCGTCCTTCCGGGCCTCCGTGGACATCTCCGCCGGGTTCGAGCCGGCGTGGGGCTCCGAGAGCGCGAACGCGCCGACGGGTCGGCCCTCGACCATCTCCGGCAGCCACCGCTCTTTCTGCTCCTCGCTGCCGAACTCCGCGATGCAGGAGGTGGCGAGACAGTGGACGGACAGGGCCGTCGCGACGGCCAGTTGGCCGTAGGCGACCTCCTCGTTGACGAGCGCGTACGTCAGGCCGTCGACCTCGAGGCCGCCGTACTCCTCTGGGACGGTCATCGCGGTCAGCTCCTGCTCGGCGAGGTCGTCCCAGACCCCCTCGGGGAACGACTCCTCCTCGTCGGCCGCCCGCGCGGTCGGACGGATCTCCTCGACGGCGAACTCCCGGACGGACTCCCGGATGGCCGCCTGTTCCGGCGTCAGGTCCATGCCCTCCCCACGCGCCCGACCGGCAAAAATCGTCCCCTGCGAGGGCGGTCAGTCCGTCCGGAGGAAGGCAACCACGTCGTCGCCGGAGCCGGACAGGCCGCCGGCCTGGGCGACCGACGCCGAGCCGCCGCCACCGCCCCCGAACTCCTCTGTCACCTCGTCGACCACATCGTTGGCGTCGAGTCCGTCGTCCGCACCCACGGCGATCTGGCCGTCTGGGGTCGCGAGGACCAGCACGTCCACGCCATCGGGTCGCTCCTCGACCCGCTCGGCCAGCGAGTTCACGTCGGCGCTGATCACGCCCGTTGCCCAGGTCGTCCCGTCGCGCTCGAAGGCGTCGGCGGCGAACTCGTCGACGCGGCTCGAGAGGAGCTCCGCCTCCAGCGCGTCGCGTTCCTCCACCAGGGCGTCGCGCTTCCCGCGGAGTCCCTCGACGGCCCCGGGCAGCGACCCGACGTTCGTATCCAGGCTCTCCGCCGCCTCGAGGGCCGCCGCCTTCTCGGTTGCACGGCGGTCGATGGCCGCCGGTCCGACGGCGAACTCGATCCGGGTCAGCCCCTCGCCGGGGTTCGACCGCCCGAGTATCGTCACGGGGCCGATCTCGGCGGTCCGCCGGACGTGCGTGCCGCCGCAGGCCGCCGCGTCCCAGCCGTCTATCTCGACGACGCGGACGGTGTCGCCGGCGATGCCCTCCTCGGTCTTCGCGTTGAACGCGACGTCCTCGCGGCCGAGGGCCTCGTCGCGGGGGAGCCGCTCCCACGACACCTCGCGGGACTCCCAGACGCAGCGGTTCACCAGCCGCTCGAGTTCGACCAGCGTCCCGTCGTCGATCGGCGTCGGCGTCGTGAGGTCGACGCGGACCTTCTCCGATGTGATGCCGAAGCCGCCGTAGCCGAGGTCCTCGAACAGGCGCCGGCCGGCGCCGAACAGCGCGTGGCTGGCGGTGTGGGCGCGCCTGCAGTACCGCCGGAACTCGGGGTCGATCGCTCCCTCGACCGTCTCGCCGGCTTCGATCGCCCCGTCGACGACGTGGACGACGCCCTCGTCGGTCGTCTGGACGTCGAGGACCTCGAGTCCGCCGAGCGTGCCGCGGTCGGCCGGCTGGCCGCCGCCCTCCGGGTAGAAGTACGTCTCCGAGAGGACGACCTCCCTGCCGCCGTCCTCGACGGTCGCCTCGAAGGCGAGCGTCTCGGGGTCGTCCGGAGCCTTCGATCGAGCCATGGCTACCGGCAGGCGCCTCGGCACCAAAAACGGGTCGGAAGCGGCGGGCTACTCGTCGACGAGTTCGACGCCGAGTCGCTCCTCGAGGGCCTCGACGACCGACCCGCCGACGCCCGCGCGGGCCGCGCGGCCCTGCTCGACGGCGACGACGTCGTCCTCGTCGACGTCCAGTTCCTCGGCCAGCTCCTCGGTCTGGAGGCCGGCGTCCTGGCGGGCTTCCTCCACCCTGTCGCCGTAGCCGCGGACGAGGTACGGCAGCGGGTCGTCCTCGTAGTCGGTCCCCTCCTCGAAGTCCGTGTCGGCCTTCCGGGCGTCGTCGAGCTTTGCGACGTTCTGTGCGGCCTTCTTCCGCCGGTTGGGCTCGTCGCGGTCCCGGTTCCGCTCCGAGCCGCCACCGCCCGAGTCGGCCTCGCCGTGCTTGGCGCACTCCTTGCAGACGTCCAGTTTCGCGCCGGCGACGGTCGCGGACTTGAGGTCGCGGTCCTCGGCGCCGCAGAGCTCGCAAGCGCCGCTGGAGTCGCCCCCGACTCCGCCGGTCGAGTACTTCGCCATACGTCGTATCACTGCAGGTACGTACTTCAACCCCGCGCTCCCGCGGTTCGAGCCGCTGTACTGGACGGAAAGTATATGCCGGTCTCCGCTCGCTGCTTCGCTATGAGTCGATACGCGGCGGACGCGACGCGGACCAGGGCGGCGGCGCTGTTCGTCGGCAGTACGGTCCGGTACCACTGGCGCGACGGGGACGGCCTCGCCACCGTCGTCGAGGCGACCGACGACCGCATCGCGTTCCACGGCCCGGAGTGCGACGGTCGGTTCACCCGCGACCAGATCGACCGCCTCTTCGAGACCGATCGCCTGCAGATAGTCCTCGACGACGAACAGTACGCCGACGCTCCCCGCACCGAGCGATAAGCCGCCGGAGAGTAAACGTCTTGTTCGCGTACGGGAGTGAACGATAGTAATGTATCTCGTCACGTTCCGGCTCGCCCCGGGGGAGTACGACGCGGAGTTTCACGAGTTGAACGACGCGATACAGGCGGCTGCCGAGGACACGGAGGGATATCTGGGCAAGCGGACGTGGCACGCCCCGGAGAGTGAGGAGGTTCTCGTCGTGTACTACTGGGAGTCGCTGGACGCACTGGACTCCTTCGGGGAGGACTCTGACCACGAACGGGCGAAACAACGGTGGACAGAGTGGTACGACGCGTACGAAGTCACTATTACAGAAGTTGTCGAGGCATACGGGAGCGGGTTCGGGGACGATGCAGACCCACCTGTATAGGACCATCGGGGCGTCTTCGATTGGTGCGATATGTGGTGGTAGAACAAGCTTCCCTCTCTTCACCGACCGTGCGGTATCTTCCCTCCAGAGCCCGACGCCTGAAGGGATGGTTCCAGTTCGACGAGACTGGACGGGCCAAACGACCAGGACTGCGTACAGACCGATTCGGAGGGGACAGGTGTCAACGCAACGAAACTAAACCAGCCACGTGAAGTAGTCTGCCGAGGGAGCTTCAATTTAGAAACTCGAGATATCCTTTCTACAGACTTCGAGTTACACATAGTTACCACTTCAATTTGGGGGATGGATTTCGATATTCGAACTACTTTTATACCCTGTCTTCATGGGGGCTATAATGGCCAACCCCCCAATCGGGCTAGAAGTCACTTGCCCCGAGTGTGGGTCAGATGCCGTCGCTATAGTCCCGAGAGAGAGCACGATTATCGAACGGGAAGATGAGGCCGATGGAAAGGTCTGGGTCAACTGTCGACCTTGTGATTCCAAATTCATCGTCTTCTACCGAACCGAGGAATAGCACCCCTGTTCCGACCGACTCGGTAGTGGTATGGACCGATCGTGATGAGACGAATCAGCCGAACGACTAGGCTGGCCCAGTAGCCGCTCGAAGTCGAGCTCCGCTGACGCATCGCCCCCCGTCCGTTCAGTCCTCTGTGAGAAATCGAATCTCGTCCTCGTAGATCCGGACGATGATATCCGAGCCGGAATCGAGGTCGAACGCCCCGATATCGAAGCTAGTATCCTCTACGCGGTCCTTCCTGGCGACCTTGAGAGTATAGTCACCCGGTTCGTCGATGCCCGTCTCGAACCCCGTGAACTCGCTCGGTCTAATGGTCGCCTGGTCTTCGAGGAGTGCGGTATCCCCGGAGGTCAGTTCTACAGTGACCGTGATGGGCCGGGAGATCTCGTTGTGGACGACGACGTGGATGGCTTGGGCCGCTGGGTTCGGGTCGGGCGAGTCTGTCGGCGTCCCCGTAGTCGTTCCGTCGATACTGCTACACCCGGCGAGTCCGATACCGACTCCAGTGGCGACGTGGAGGAGCGTTCGTCTCTGGAGGGCCATGATCTGCGAATCGATGAAACGGCGTAAACTCTTTCTGGGTACTCAGTTCATCAATGGCCACCAGAAATTGCCTCGTCTACCTCCTGTATCGACCGACACGAGTGTGGATGGGTCCAGGGACGAGAGACTGCATCAGTTGTGTGAACCTGCTCGTGGGTCAGACACGGACTGACGGGTCGATGCCGGATGGTCCAGACAGGCCTCTAACCCAGGCCCGCGTGCGTTGCAGAGGGGCATACGGCGGTGGAATCAGAACCAATATAAGTCCCCACTGCTCAACAAGAGATGCAGCAAGAGACCACGTGTGCGTGGGTAGCC includes:
- a CDS encoding multiprotein-bridging factor 1 family protein, which gives rise to MAKYSTGGVGGDSSGACELCGAEDRDLKSATVAGAKLDVCKECAKHGEADSGGGGSERNRDRDEPNRRKKAAQNVAKLDDARKADTDFEEGTDYEDDPLPYLVRGYGDRVEEARQDAGLQTEELAEELDVDEDDVVAVEQGRAARAGVGGSVVEALEERLGVELVDE
- a CDS encoding alanyl-tRNA editing protein is translated as MARSKAPDDPETLAFEATVEDGGREVVLSETYFYPEGGGQPADRGTLGGLEVLDVQTTDEGVVHVVDGAIEAGETVEGAIDPEFRRYCRRAHTASHALFGAGRRLFEDLGYGGFGITSEKVRVDLTTPTPIDDGTLVELERLVNRCVWESREVSWERLPRDEALGREDVAFNAKTEEGIAGDTVRVVEIDGWDAAACGGTHVRRTAEIGPVTILGRSNPGEGLTRIEFAVGPAAIDRRATEKAAALEAAESLDTNVGSLPGAVEGLRGKRDALVEERDALEAELLSSRVDEFAADAFERDGTTWATGVISADVNSLAERVEERPDGVDVLVLATPDGQIAVGADDGLDANDVVDEVTEEFGGGGGGSASVAQAGGLSGSGDDVVAFLRTD
- a CDS encoding acyl-CoA dehydrogenase family protein, whose protein sequence is MDLTPEQAAIRESVREFAVEEIRPTARAADEEESFPEGVWDDLAEQELTAMTVPEEYGGLEVDGLTYALVNEEVAYGQLAVATALSVHCLATSCIAEFGSEEQKERWLPEMVEGRPVGAFALSEPHAGSNPAEMSTEARKDGDEYVIDGTKQWITNGERSGVVVLFAKTDADAPGTVTQFVVPKDVDGLEVGKKEEKLGLRASDTTTLTFDDVRIPEENRLTPVGEGLAAAFSILTGGRVAIAAQAVGLAQSALDLALEYAQEREQFDGPIADIQSVRHKLAEMHARTQAGRLLTYDAARQLDDGRPPALAASTAKYFASEAAMDVTNEAVQIHGGYGYTTDFPVERLYRDAKITTIYEGTTQIQKKVVARELLD
- a CDS encoding antibiotic biosynthesis monooxygenase family protein, encoding MYLVTFRLAPGEYDAEFHELNDAIQAAAEDTEGYLGKRTWHAPESEEVLVVYYWESLDALDSFGEDSDHERAKQRWTEWYDAYEVTITEVVEAYGSGFGDDADPPV
- a CDS encoding DUF5822 domain-containing protein, whose amino-acid sequence is MPKRVGTTDPEGVDYGWVMQTTFVLTIVVGAPAVALLSLLVELGSWSARANFAIRVGAVVWLCIGIPVYAYARSHSETST
- the panB gene encoding 3-methyl-2-oxobutanoate hydroxymethyltransferase; translation: MRAKDIREKAGEEPITMLTAYDAPTAELVDEAGVDAVLVGDSVGNTRLGYDSTLPVTVDEMASLTAAVARATDDALVVADMPFLSYGADEDEAVENCGRMLKEADADAIKLESGPHTVELTRRLTRLGVPVQAHLGLTPQRENETGLFRQGTDEESARRILDLAREHEAAGAFSLVLEHVPANLAASVTEALDIPTIGIGAGPDCDGQVLVVDEVIGLSERTAPFSQKFGDVRGEMREAIGDYAEAVESGEFPADEHSHHEDEVDDVY
- a CDS encoding HAD family hydrolase, with the protein product MTGDHETLVFDLDGTLVRLVVDWDAVARDVAETLRERGVAPPEDLWGMLRTADEAGFREPVERVISEFERAGARDSERLPAADTVPDRSTGVCSLNCEDACRIALDVHDIGGIDAVVGRDTVATEKPDPQPLLETVRRLEGDPAETLFVGDSDRDRVTAERAGTGYVDVSEWLRAYA